The Plasmodium vivax chromosome 7, whole genome shotgun sequence DNA window ACGGTTACGTTCCTGGAGGCCAGCTCTTTTGATAGGCTTTTCGTGAACCCAATGACCCCTGCCTTGGAAGACGCGTAGTTAATTTGACCGGCGTTTCCTGTAAGGCCAACTATGCTAGACATGTTAATGATGCGGCCGTAACGATTGCTCACCATCCGTTTAGCAATCGGCTGAGTTACATAAAAGAGGGAACTTAAATTCGTCCTCAAGACATCCTCCCACTCGTCGCTGCTCATCCGAAGAGAAATATTATCCCTGGTAACTCCCGCGTTGTTCACAAGGATGTCTATGGTTTTGTTTTCTGCCAATAGGCTGTTGATCAATTCTGTTGCTTGGTCCTTGTCTGCTAGGTCCACGGCGTACCCGGAGGACTGGCACCCCATCGATTTGAGTTCGTCCACCACGCTATCGCAGGATTTCtgagcggggggggaaagatagaaaagagaaaaaatagactCATCACTGGGTAGGACGAAGCCGCGAATGGCGCAGTTGTTCGCAGGTTAAGAGGCCAAAGGGGGAACTCCATCCAGTTCGTCCAATTGGCATACCGCTCCTAACGAACCTGCGTTCGACTGACGCACAGCACGGTGGACACCGAGCCGGCCAGCGTCTTGGCGATGCTCCTGCCAATTCCTCTCCCCGCGCCCGTGACGAGTGCCACGCGGCCGTCTCCGCAGTGGTAGTAGTTTCGCCTCTGGTCGGGTGCCGCGTGCAGCACCACATTGCTGGGTGCGCCCCGTTCGGGGGCCATCTGCGGAGGGGGCAAGCGAAACGGATGAGAAGTGGAGAAGTTGCAACGTGAAGAAGTAACAACGTGCAGGTGTGACGATGTGGAGGTGACCCCCCGGTTACCTGCGCACCGCCTCGCGCATGCATCAGTTTGTAGCCCCTCAGTAGGCTCACGAGGAGGGAGCACAGGAAGCAGCAGTGTAGGGCTATCATCTTagcacgcaaaaaaaaaaaaaaaaaaaggagcatacGTGAGAGGAACGTGTGTGACCTGGATCACATTAtcatttgcaatttttattaagattttttattttatttttttttgtccctttgGGAAGAACAATTCTCGTTCGCCTCGCCCACCACGATGTGGTTTTCCACAGTATGACTGTGTGCACACGCGGAACGGCGTGCCTTTTCTCGCATTCCTTTTGCTGCTCGACATGGAGCGTCGTGCACCCACACTGCTAAGTTCGAGGGTTCTACGCAATTATCTCTTCTTCGCTATGCTTCGTTTGGAATACCTGTTGGGAGGGTGACCCGATGGGGCGCCACGCTCCcgcaagtttttttttttttttttttttttttttttgttcatatttttttttccaaattgtggCAAAAACAGCCaagccattttttccttgcactttcgaaaagaagaagggaaGCATACTTGCGTACGCGGAGAATAGCGAAAATGTGCGTCTCTACAAACGATTAAGTGAAGGGTGCAACATGTTTGTGATTTTTTCTCGCCCGTTTGGCAGAAGggtgttaataaaattgggAGCACATTATGCGCACCGCCTTTTCGGTGGACGCCCCTGGAGGGGGCAGTCTTTCCATTAGGCACTTTCGCAAGCGACTTTGTTTCTCGAACGACTTCCTTTCGCGGGTGCGAATGGACATGCGGGGGGGttaaaggttttttttttttgggagcATAAAATGGCGCACGCGGGGGCGCGACggaggaacgaaaaaaaagggtaaatgGGAGGAAGGAGAGCGGCAACGTGGATCGAAGCGTGAACAGAAGCGTGAGCAGAAGCGTACGCCGCACCTCGAACCGTGGCATGGCCACAGACACACGCACTGCTATCGCACTGCTGctcaccgcttccacttccgccgcttcctcgATCACTCGAGGTCGAGCTGAATTCCGTAGAGGGAGACGCCCTGCTCCTTGAGCTGCTTGGCGACCTCGTCGATGGAGTAGTAGGAGGCCTTGATTTGGGGCTCCAGCGTCTTCAACTTGTTCTCCAAAATTTCAATGGCCATTTCGACAACCTGCTCGGGCGGCATGGACCCAACAGACTCGACCTTAAAATGAAACTTCGTCTCatcgtaaataattttaaccACGTCTTTGTATCCCAATTCGTTTAGAAATTCAATACAGCTCTCTGCCATGACGACGctcatattttcatttagCCTTAGGGACACCTCCCTATCATGAGCCTCtgcatttttcaaaacgtagcaatttttatttaagctGTTGGCTAGCAAAAGCTTATGTTCCCTGGATAGGGAATTGATTAGGTGATGTTTGATGGCAACCTTGTGGTCAATTCTGTAGGACACATTTGCAGGAATCCACTTGGCATGCATTTTTCCTATTCCTTTCGTGGCTATTAGCTTCATATGCAACGTTTGATTTTTAGATAAAGTAACAATTGGAATGGCATTGCTCTCCGCCATCTGGTTGTTTCTATCCTCCAAGGGGACAGGCATGGGAACGTTCGGCTCATGTTCCACAGACTCAATATCATGATGAgttatttcaattttgctAACATTGTTGCATTTCACTTGGATCAAATACTGAATGGTGCACTTCGAGCAGGTCTCtttgcatttgcatttttccctaaattcgaaatttttaacatttgtgCTGTCGATAGGTATTAACCCTAATCTGTGTGCTAGGAATTCGTCGTGGAATGGACTCGTGTTTTCGTATACATTCACCACGTCGATGGCTAGTGTTGGGATTTCCGACAGCATGATTCTTCTTAGCGCGTTCGCCATGCCCGTGTTGCTGTTGTGCAGCACGAACGTCATTTCGTCCTTCGTCAGCTTGGTAATTTCCACTTCGTGCCGCTTCGCGGCGTCCTTCGCGTGCGCGTTCATCGTGAGGTTGAGCGGCGGGGAAGTGGCCGCGAAGCGGCAGTGGAGCCTTATGCGCCGCCGACCGCCCAGTTATTTCCTGCTACAAGCGTGGCCTCTTTCGTGTGGCCGCTTCTTCTTGCGGCGCTTTCTCCAACGCCTTCGCAGAGCCTGGGTTtggaaaataacaaaaataaaaaaaaataaaaaaataaaaacaaaccAAACGAAGTCAAACCAAGCCAACCCAATTCAAATAACAATGGGAACGATGTGACACTACAATAATGACCTTGGGGGTCCCCGTGTTGACTCCACTTGGAGGAAGTCCCCCGGTTTGTCAGCAAAATTGCGAGGTGACTGTGCTCCCCGTTTTGAGCGATCACACGATGGGGAAAgcgccacttttttttcgcgcggCGAACCTTTCTGGAAAACGACAGTTGCACCGCCCGACCGCGTACTGCGCGCAGCGCACTTGGGGGAGTTGTCGCGCCGCCCACGGGGGTGTCACAAAAATGGgcggcaaaatgggcaaaaaaaaagcggcaaaatgggcaaaaaaaaagcggcaaaaatgggCGGAAAATATGCAATAAAAATGGCCTGTAAAATGACCTGCAAAATGGCTTGCAAAAATGAGGGCCAGTGAATGGAACGCAAACCTCGCAGCAACGAGAGGGCAGTATGCtcgccaaaatggggagccTCTCCGCGCCGCGCAAGAAAAAGGTTGGGTCAATCGGCATGTAAATGTAGCACCCAAACAGGGGAACCCCCAATGCACCCACTTGTGCGCATATttgaacggaaaaaaagatAGCGAGGGGGAACAGAGGTAACAGCGCCCCCCACCGCTGCCCAAGGGGGCAGGCATCACGACCGAGTGAGCCTAAATGAGTCGTAGTGCGTGGGGCTGGTGTAGGCGAGAAAAACGCACTTCTTGTGCTCCCCCTCCGTTCGATGCTTGGACTCATATTTCAAATGCCAGTTATCCTCAGTGGACgtgataatataaataacgCAGTCGAAGGCATCTGCCGTGGCCTTGATGCAGAGCTCATCCCCCCAGTAGCCATTCTGAGACATCTTTTTTGCATACTCGTGAAAAGTGCCCTCCtcaaaataaatggaaaactCCTCCTGGAAATGCAGCATGTGCTCCACACACTTCCtccgtacatacatatgatATTTTTGCTGGTTAAATAAATTGCAAGAAATTGATCGAAAGAGACAGTTGCCATCTCCTGGAATTTTTACCAATTCGCAGTCGACTGCTGAGAGTCTTGtttctaaaatttttcttccagATTTGTAATTGGCTCTTTTGATTTTgctgtttctttttaaaaatgaaattcttCTGTCGAATGTGCTGTATCGCTTCATTTCTTCTGTCCGTTTTAGCTTCTGTATGTCTGTCAACACGTGAGCTAAACTTTTTATGTTCATGCTCGTGCTCAGCTTTGCTTCCATTTGCTCGTCTCGCTCGAGGCTCTCGGAGACCCGCAGGCGGCTCGCCATGTGTCGGTACCGCACGTCGCGCAGCCTCCCGCAGCAGCGGACCTCCATGGTGGGGCTGGAAGTGGAGTcgggggaggagcggcggCGGAAGGGTCGACGGGAGCGGAGACGGAACGCTTGCGCAGGCCGCTTTACACGCCGATTCACACGCTATCTGGCCTTATCACGATCGTCGCTATCGTCGCTATCGTCGCAGCGGTGGCGCGGTGACTCGCCGAAAGGCCATCTAACCCACGCGGCACAAACTTGCATCCCCCCCCAATAGCACCCCCTTCGTTCACCACATAACGAAAAATTGACTCGTGTTCCTGTTCAACCGGTTGGCGCATTCACACAGAGGGGTTACTCCATTCGGCAATCAAAATtgatgaacagaaaaaaaaaaaaaaaaaaaaaaaacatacagaaaaataaggtaaaatagggtaaaataaaatataaaatggcCAAACGGGTGCTTTAATAGGGACGTGTGAGGTGAACTTTCTGCCTTTGCGGAACAGCCCCAAATTGGAAGAAAGGGCCACTCGGGGAATTTTCCGCACCATGGGGTTATGCGGCGTTGACTACTGTTAAGCGGAGCCGAGATGGGTCGAGAGGTGcccttttttaactcccCTTTGCCTGCACAGTGCCAGGGGAGGgagttgcttctccccccgcaTATGCCGCGTTCCTGTGCTGCTTTCCAGAGCGCCAATTTTGAACTCTGTCGCCCGTTGCGTATCTCCCCGAAGAACCTTCAGTTGACTCCCTCAATTGGAAGGCCTCTCTGAGAAGCGGTTTAAATTTTCCACTCCGCGTGGTCACGCTGGTATCGCTTTACATATGCTCTTCCATCCAGCTGCCGGTTCATCTGGTGAGAGTAGTGACCCTGAGGGGGATGCTTCCAATCGGTATGCTTATCGGTGGCTCTGCCCCGTTTGGCATGCTCCATACGCTGAACTCTCAAGACAGGATTGAAGCCTTTTACGCTGTGCGAAGGGGTGGTCGTGCAGTAGTGCAGGGGCGGTAAAGGGCACTTATCCTTTTAAAGGAACACCACAGTGTTAACCCGTTTAATGTGCTCTTCTTCGTGAGGGAATCACCATGTCAGGCAGCCGCTTAAGGAGGGGTGGCGGCATTTGGGGGCCGACCAGGAGGGAGACCGTGCCAGCCACCGCCACAGCGATAGAGGGGGCGCACTGGGGGGGACCCCCGCAGAACCGTTGTCATAGCGGCGATCGAACGGTTGTAGAACGGTTATAGATCGCTTCCATCCCGCTTCCATACCGCTTCCACACCGCTTCCATCCCGCTTCCACACCGCTTCCATCCCGCTTCCACACCGCTTCCATCCCGCTTCCACACCGCTACCACACCGCTGCCACACCGCTCCCCCATTTCGAGGCAACATGAACCCGCGGGCGAGCAGGCTCCTCCTGCAGGGGTCGCTCTTCTGCGCCTGCGCGGTGTTCCTCGCCTGGAAGGGCAGGCACTCCCCCCTCTTGGGAAAAGTGACAAACATTTTAAGAAGAATCCTCGGCTTGAAGAGTGAAAGATCCATTGAGGAAAACGACCAAATTAGGGACAACGTGAAGATATACTTTGGCAGCCAAGGAGGAACGGCGGAGCAGTTTTCCAAAGAACTGAGCACAAATCTAAGggacattttcaaaataaaagcagAGGTAATCGATTTGGaatatttcaaaaaggaagagataTCAAAATTTGGGGTGCGGATATTCATCGTGGCGACTTATGGAGATGGAGAGCCTACAGACAATgcatgtgccttttttaagtGGCTCAAAAGTCTGAGCGATGACAATGGGTATTTTAGGAACACCTTATATTCCATCATGGGATTAGGAAGCAAACAGTATAAGCACTTTAACAAAGTTGCGAAAAAGCTAGCCAATTATCTAGCCAAATTTAAGGCAAGACAGATTAGCGAAAATGTATTTGGGGATGATGATGACAATATATATCAGGACTTtgaaatttggaaaaagaaattttttaaggaaCTGGTCAAACTGCTCCATTTGAAGGAGGACATCATTCCGGTGCACATTGTCGCGGAAAATGCGGTCGAGTTGGTGGACTGGACGGCCCTTCCGGAGGTAAATCTGGGCATTCAGTACGGGGAAGAAGTAGTAGCGGTGGGAGGGGCCGCTAACGGGGAGGCCGCTAAGGGAGAGGCCGCTGACGGAGCGGTGGGAGGGGCCCCCCCCGGTGAAAACGAGCCAACGATTTTGCCCCACCAAACGACGGACATAACGGGCAAGTTCTTCTTCAACCACCACAGGGGAAGGGTCATATCGAATGAGAACCTcctgaaaaatgtgaacgaCAGTGCTGACGATGATAAGGTCAATCGTATAGTCATCGCCGTGGAGAAGGTCTCCTTCAAAGCAGCTGACACGTTTGTTGTGTTAGCGAAAAACCCGAGGCGAGTCACCTCCTGGTGGTTGAAGCGGTTAGGCTTAGACGATACAGACGGGAAAAAGAGATTCACCTTTGTGCCTAGGAACGTAATGGAGAAGCCCCCCACAGGATCTCCCCAGAGTAGTTCCAATTTGAATGCCTTACCAAGCAGTCGTCCGCaggaccccccccctgtgtgtgtCCCCTTCCCCACGCCATGCAGCGTGGAAGACGCCCTGGCATACTACTGCGACTTGACGACCATACCGAGGGTGAACATCTTGAAGAAGTTCAAGTGCTTCATTAAAGATGTGGAGGAACGCAAAATGTTTAATCATATCCTTTCCAATAAGCAGAGAAGTACCTTTTTCAACATTTGCAAAGAGGCAGATATGACCTTCATCGAATTTGTAGACATATTCATGGCTAAAGCTGAGTTCGAGTtaaccccatttttgcaactaATTCCGAGGAATGTTCCCAAAAGTTACACCATTTCTTCATCCCCTAAGGAAGCGGAAGACACCATCTCTTTAACCGTTAAGAAGAAACAGTACCCTATTCATTCTCTTAGAAAGGCTCTGAAAGGGTTTAAAAGTAACGATATGCTTCCCCCCATAAGTGAGCAGAAGTTACGAGAACTTTGCAGCAGGCGATGGTTTAAAGGTGCATCCTCCTTCTACCTAACGGAGGAATTATCCCCAAATGATAGcgtaaaatttaatttgaaatcttccaaattttgttttcccccctaTTTGGAGTCGACCAACATTATCATGATCGCCACTGGGACGGGAATTGCCCCCTTCAAAGCGTTCATAACGGAATTTAAGCATTTCGACCAAATGTGTGTGCAGAATGGAATAGCCAAGAGGGCCAAGCGAATCCTCTTCTTCGGATGCAGAAAGAGAGAAATAGACTTCCTCTACGAAAGGGAAATTGCGGATGCTGAGCAAGGGAAGCATATCGATCAAGTGTTTCTCGCTTTCTCAAGAGATCAACATGAAAAGGTTTATGTGCAGGATTTAATTCTGGAGAGGAAGGACCTTGTCTGGAGTTTGATTCAAAAGGGGGCCTACGTCTACGTTTGTGGCAACAGCAACATGAGCAGGGATGTGAACAAAACGATTAACAGCTTGCCCATGCATTACAAACAAAACAATAAGAAATTTACCAAAAAGTTGAAGAAGGAGGGCCGCTATGTGGAAGAAATGTGGTGAAGCGAGCACGCCGGGATATGTCTATCTCGTTTTGCGCGTTATGCGCGTTATACGCGGGGAAATGGGGTTCCCTTTTTAGTGAGGGACAGGTGCCTTTCTAGTGGGACTAGCAGTGAGTCCCTTTTCTGTTGGCCAGTGTCTATTTGGGGTAGCACAGTTGGGTgttgccgcttttttttttttttttttttttttgtattcttcattttggctagctacatcaggtggattttttttttttttttttcccaagttGCCTGTCCATTTGGCTAACTAGGTCAGGTAGaattgctcttttttttttttttttcctagcCATATTGcccttttggctagctaagTCTTTCGctattttgtattattatttttttttcccatccaCATTGCCCATTTGTGTAGCTAAATATGTCGctattttgtattattttttttttcccccagcCACATTGCCCCTTTGGCTAGCTCACTGATATaatgtttcccccttttgcacacacatttAAGAGCAATTCTGCACATTTGTCTTTCCCCCCAAAGAACCACCAATTTGGACGTCTCCCCAGCGGTTGAATTGaagtttattttgttctccccAATTTTGCAAGGTAAAGCGGACTGATAGATACATGCAGATTAGTTTGTGCGCATCGGTCTAACTCTGTCACGCTGAGGTTGTTCCTTTGAGAGTTCGTAATCGCTCCGATTTTTGCACACCTTTTAGTGTACACGTGTATATCTCTTTTTTGCTCGAGCGAGGTGACTCCCTTAAGACATCGCCCACTCGAAATGCGCAAAGGCGAAGCACCAGTTGCCGCCTTGCTGACGCTACACACATTTTCTTTCGTCCACATAAGCGCTTCACCCCCAGTAAAAAATGGCCGTTCAAAGGGGAGCATTCATGTTGGCCATATACTCAGCGGTAGTGGCGAACGTGCTTTACGACTTCTTAACCCACAGCGTATGTAGGAAGCGCCCGAGAGCGAGACCCCACGTTTGCGCCTCAGGTGtgaaggagggggaagcgggccAAAACAGAGAgatgtcaaaaaaaaacagtgacattcttcattttttgcagcaAGAGCGGGCACTACATAGTGGGGGATTAAacggagggagaaaaatccCTCTGGAGAGAGTGCCCACCGATGGGAAAAGCACACACCGGGTTCGTAGCATCAACTTCCATGAGGTGCGAAACGGTGGAAATGCCTCCACATCTGATGCGGACGATTGTGAGAGCACCCCTCAGGGGTGCCGCAACAGCGGGGTGAGAAACTTCGTGCATCTGATGAAAGGAATTGGGGAGATCAACACagtgaagaaggaggacaGCATGGAGAGTGAAGAAAATGTCTACAACGATCAACACCATACAGTGCTTGTGTACGACGGAGTGGACGAGGAAAAGGATCTATACAATAAGTACAAAGAAGAGAGAGAAGATGGTATGTCTACAGTGGTCATACAGGGAACAGAGTACCTAGGGGTGGGTTACGatttcatttttggaaaCCCAATTGGTGATCCCTTCTTGAAGGTAGATCCTGGGTACCGAGATTCTATCATAAAATTGACGTACCCCAAATCAGATGTGGATTATCCGGACAGTTATGTGAATATAAACCCAAATGGGTCCTACGTGCGAAATGAAATTTCGTGTAATAGGTCAGAAAATGCAAGCGAAATAAGTACAATGAGTGAGTATACAAAGGAGCTCTCCGTCGATGCGTCTATAGGGGCTTCCTACGGGTTCTTCGGTTCTTTTTCCGCCTCTACGGGGTACACGAGTGTGTCTAATACGATAGCGAAGAAGAAATTTCGGCTGTTCATGTTGAAAAGCTACTGTTTTAAGTACATGGCGTCTTTATCTCAGTACTCGCAGTGGAAGCTGAGCGATCAGTTCGTAAGGGCAATTTCGTTACTACCGTCCTACTTCAATTCGTTGCAGTATGACGGGACTTACTGCACCGAGGAAGAGTTCCGAGATAATcgaaaaacggaaaagtgCGGGCACAGCGTGGAGTCCTGgatgtacttttttaaaaatttcggAACCCACGTTTCGACCCtcatccatttggggggaaaaataacacagcaAGTGAAGATAtccaaaaatgaatacaaagCGATGAATGAAAGTGGGCTATCTGTATCTGTGAGTGGGTCCGCTGGGATTGGCCTATTCAAAGCTAAGGCCTCGGCAAGCACTAACTCGAATGAGGCAAGCGATGAACAGAGTACTAACTCGAgcacagaaaaggaaaccgTCATTATAGGGGGGACCACCATATATGATCCGAATGATCCCAagaattttgaaaaatgggCAAAGAGTATAAAAGACAATCCGATGCCCATAAAGGGGGAGTACGAGCCTTTGTCTAGAATTCTACCCATCAGGTTAACAAAGGTATACGAGGAAGCACTGCAGTTTTACATCTCTGTGAATGTCCCGTTGAACCTGGGGCAGATTACAAATGATGAGATGAAGCGGTACAATGTGAAGGACCAGCTGATGAAATCCACCAAGGTGTATGGAAGTGGAACTGGGTTGGTAGTCCTCGAATgtgaagagaagaaaaatttcattCTAGGCTTCTCCCTTTCAGTGCCTAACGATTTAACTGTGCTGAAAGATTTCTACATAAACACATGTGATGAGGATGCCGATAAGTGCTACTCCAAGATGAGCGACAGTGCATACAACTACCTCTTCGCCATGTGCCATGATGAAATGATTCCTTTCCTGGAGCAGAAGGTAAAGTCAGGCAGTGGCTTACTAACCCTGGAGTGCTCCGAGAAGAACCAAGTCATTTTATTTGGCTTTGGAATAAGTGTGCTAAATTCGAATGACCCTATATCGATTGCCATATACCCGTGCAAATATGGGAAGCCATCTTGCTCCATGCAAGGGCCAACGGACCAGTCGGCTGTCGGCCTGTGGGTGGTGTGCGGCCACGAGGAGTCCCAAAATTCCAAGTTCTCCATAAACGTCCGCAAAATGGTGCAGGAAAACGTGTCCggcaagaagaagaagcctATAGACATATGCCCCGAACAGGTGCTGTTCAACCTCATTTTTGAGTTTACGCGGACGCCCCTGAACAAGCGCAAGGGATCGTGCTTCACGGTGAACGACGTCTGCCCCAAGGACTTCCACGTCTGCTCGGATAAGAAGCACATGAAGGGGTTTAACTACTACTCGGTGTCGGTGTATTAGGTGGAGCGGCGGGTCAGCGGTGGGTTGGCGGCGGACCGATCGTGGGTCCTTCTTCCCGACGTT harbors:
- a CDS encoding 3-oxoacyl-(acyl-carrier protein) reductase, putative (encoded by transcript PVX_099555A; Possible apicoplast targeted protein. Curated by Stuart Ralph, Walter and Eliza Hall Institute of Medical Research, Australia.); this translates as MIALHCCFLCSLLVSLLRGYKLMHARGGAQMAPERGAPSNVVLHAAPDQRRNYYHCGDGRVALVTGAGRGIGRSIAKTLAGSVSTVLCVSRTQKSCDSVVDELKSMGCQSSGYAVDLADKDQATELINSLLAENKTIDILVNNAGVTRDNISLRMSSDEWEDVLRTNLSSLFYVTQPIAKRMVSNRYGRIINMSSIVGLTGNAGQINYASSKAGVIGFTKSLSKELASRNVTVNAVAPGFIASDMTDKLNDQIKKDIISHIPAGRMGTPEEVANLVAFLASEIAAYISGKVFVIDGGLST
- a CDS encoding DNA-directed RNA polymerase II, putative (encoded by transcript PVX_099560A), which codes for MNAHAKDAAKRHEVEITKLTKDEMTFVLHNSNTGMANALRRIMLSEIPTLAIDVVNVYENTSPFHDEFLAHRLGLIPIDSTNVKNFEFREKCKCKETCSKCTIQYLIQVKCNNVSKIEITHHDIESVEHEPNVPMPVPLEDRNNQMAESNAIPIVTLSKNQTLHMKLIATKGIGKMHAKWIPANVSYRIDHKVAIKHHLINSLSREHKLLLANSLNKNCYVLKNAEAHDREVSLRLNENMSVVMAESCIEFLNELGYKDVVKIIYDETKFHFKVESVGSMPPEQVVEMAIEILENKLKTLEPQIKASYYSIDEVAKQLKEQGVSLYGIQLDLE
- a CDS encoding hypothetical protein, conserved (encoded by transcript PVX_099565A), whose amino-acid sequence is MASRLRVSESLERDEQMEAKLSTSMNIKSLAHVLTDIQKLKRTEEMKRYSTFDRRISFLKRNSKIKRANYKSGRKILETRLSAVDCELVKIPGDGNCLFRSISCNLFNQQKYHMYVRRKCVEHMLHFQEEFSIYFEEGTFHEYAKKMSQNGYWGDELCIKATADAFDCVIYIITSTEDNWHLKYESKHRTEGEHKKCVFLAYTSPTHYDSFRLTRS
- a CDS encoding NADPH-cytochrome p450 reductase, putative (encoded by transcript PVX_099570A); the protein is MNPRASRLLLQGSLFCACAVFLAWKGRHSPLLGKVTNILRRILGLKSERSIEENDQIRDNVKIYFGSQGGTAEQFSKELSTNLRDIFKIKAEVIDLEYFKKEEISKFGVRIFIVATYGDGEPTDNACAFFKWLKSLSDDNGYFRNTLYSIMGLGSKQYKHFNKVAKKLANYLAKFKARQISENVFGDDDDNIYQDFEIWKKKFFKELVKLLHLKEDIIPVHIVAENAVELVDWTALPEVNLGIQYGEEVVAVGGAANGEAAKGEAADGAVGGAPPGENEPTILPHQTTDITGKFFFNHHRGRVISNENLLKNVNDSADDDKVNRIVIAVEKVSFKAADTFVVLAKNPRRVTSWWLKRLGLDDTDGKKRFTFVPRNVMEKPPTGSPQSSSNLNALPSSRPQDPPPVCVPFPTPCSVEDALAYYCDLTTIPRVNILKKFKCFIKDVEERKMFNHILSNKQRSTFFNICKEADMTFIEFVDIFMAKAEFELTPFLQLIPRNVPKSYTISSSPKEAEDTISLTVKKKQYPIHSLRKALKGFKSNDMLPPISEQKLRELCSRRWFKGASSFYLTEELSPNDSVKFNLKSSKFCFPPYLESTNIIMIATGTGIAPFKAFITEFKHFDQMCVQNGIAKRAKRILFFGCRKREIDFLYEREIADAEQGKHIDQVFLAFSRDQHEKVYVQDLILERKDLVWSLIQKGAYVYVCGNSNMSRDVNKTINSLPMHYKQNNKKFTKKLKKEGRYVEEMW
- a CDS encoding MAC/Perforin domain containing protein (encoded by transcript PVX_099575A) gives rise to the protein MAVQRGAFMLAIYSAVVANVLYDFLTHSVCRKRPRARPHVCASGVKEGEAGQNREMSKKNSDILHFLQQERALHSGGLNGGRKIPLERVPTDGKSTHRVRSINFHEVRNGGNASTSDADDCESTPQGCRNSGVRNFVHLMKGIGEINTVKKEDSMESEENVYNDQHHTVLVYDGVDEEKDLYNKYKEEREDGMSTVVIQGTEYLGVGYDFIFGNPIGDPFLKVDPGYRDSIIKLTYPKSDVDYPDSYVNINPNGSYVRNEISCNRSENASEISTMSEYTKELSVDASIGASYGFFGSFSASTGYTSVSNTIAKKKFRLFMLKSYCFKYMASLSQYSQWKLSDQFVRAISLLPSYFNSLQYDGTYCTEEEFRDNRKTEKCGHSVESWMYFFKNFGTHVSTLIHLGGKITQQVKISKNEYKAMNESGLSVSVSGSAGIGLFKAKASASTNSNEASDEQSTNSSTEKETVIIGGTTIYDPNDPKNFEKWAKSIKDNPMPIKGEYEPLSRILPIRLTKVYEEALQFYISVNVPLNLGQITNDEMKRYNVKDQLMKSTKVYGSGTGLVVLECEEKKNFILGFSLSVPNDLTVLKDFYINTCDEDADKCYSKMSDSAYNYLFAMCHDEMIPFLEQKVKSGSGLLTLECSEKNQVILFGFGISVLNSNDPISIAIYPCKYGKPSCSMQGPTDQSAVGLWVVCGHEESQNSKFSINVRKMVQENVSGKKKKPIDICPEQVLFNLIFEFTRTPLNKRKGSCFTVNDVCPKDFHVCSDKKHMKGFNYYSVSVY